In Solanum stenotomum isolate F172 unplaced genomic scaffold, ASM1918654v1 scaffold19809, whole genome shotgun sequence, a single window of DNA contains:
- the LOC125850869 gene encoding uncharacterized protein LOC125850869, whose amino-acid sequence MAKRIFESNTITFTDDELPTEGAGHNRALLLIVKCEEYYVNRVMVDGGSGVDICPLSTLQNLKISLDIIRPSNVFVRAYNGSRRDTIGEIKLNMTIGPVDFMIVFQVMDMDTPYNFLLGRPWIHTARAVPSTLHQVVKFEHNHQEIIVHGEDDLPIYRDPSIPYIEAKEGCDSIVYQYFEAVSVDRFREGDPIIQPCLSSSSSMVATTMLKYGYQPGKGLGLCSQGIMDPITLLGNQGTSCLGYKQSKRNRDETKNHKRTDWAFPQPIPHIYHSFIKPQGLEMEASFTHEDIEEVIQDLSQLFCEVNMVQVGEGTSHADVQLVGSNFELNSWEATPFPIRKESCSINAGFDNMTCMRNSLPDLKELLILESPSREVEYDEEEAFREVNRELEQFEHKPKSNLSETEAINLGSNEEVKEIKISLHVKKEIRDAIIQLLFEYKDVFAWSYDDMPGLSVDLVVHKLTTHPDFSPVQQKRRKFKSDVSEKIKEEIMKQLNANVIQTIRYTTWLANVDLCRKRMERRVCVDYRDLNKASPKDNFPLPNIHILVDNCARHEIQSFVDCYAGYHQILMDEEDAEKTAFSTPWGTYCCRVMPFSLKNVGATYMRAMTTMFHDIMHKEIEVYVDDVIIKSITQADHVQDLRKFFERVRRYDLKLNPAKCAFGVPSGKLLGFIVSRRGIELDPSKIKVIRDLPPPKNKTEVISLLGRLNYISRFIDQLTTTCEPIFRLLKKDANVRWTDDCQQAFEKIKEYLSKPLVLVSPELDRPLFLYLSVTDNSFGCVLGHHDSTGRKEQAIYYLSKKFTSYEVKLAKWQILLTEFDIIYVTRTAMKAQALGDHLAENPVNGDYEPLDTYFPDEEINSVEEVNLDKN is encoded by the exons AGCTTTGCTTCTTATAGTGAAATGTGAAGAGTACTATGTAAATAGGGTCATGGTAGATGGGGGATCGGGGGTAGACATATGTCCTCTCTCTACACTGCAAAACTTGAAAATTAGCCTTGACATAATTCGCCCCAGCAATGTATTTGTTCGAGCTTATAACGGCTCAAGGCGGGATACCATTGGTGAAATAAAGTTAAACATGACAATTGGACCGGTGGATTTTATGATTGTGTTCCAAGTAATGGACATGGACACACCTTATAATTTTCTATTGGGAAGGCCATGGATCCACACGGCTCGGGCAGTCCCATCAACTCTGCATCAAGTTGTTAAGTTTGAACACAACCATCAGGAAATCATTGTGCATGGGGAAGATGATTTGCCTATTTACAGAGATCCCTCCATTCCATACATTGAGGCAAAAGAAGGATGTGATTCCATTGTTTACCAATATTTTGAGGCCGTATCAGTCGATCGCTTTAGAGAAGGAGATCCCATTATCCAACCATgtctctcttcttcctcttcaatGGTAGCAACGACAATGCTTAAATATGGTTATCAACCTGGTAAAGGTTTGGGACTATGTTCACAAGGAATTATGGATCCCATTACTCTTTTAGGGAACCAAGGCACCTCTTGCCTCGGATACAAACAAAGCAAGAGAAATAGAGATGAGACTAAGAACCACAAAAGGACTGATTGGGCGTTTCCACAACCAATTCCCCATATTTATCATTCCTTTATCAAGCCTCAGGGTCTAGAAATGGAAGCTTCATTTACTCATGAAGACATTGAAGAAGTTATTCAGGATCTCAGTCAGTTGTTTTGTGAAGTAAACATGGTCCAAGTTGGTGAAGGTACAAGTCATGCCGATGTGCAGCTCGTGGGCTCCAATTTTGAGTTAAACAGTTGGGAAGCCACTCCTTTCCCCATAAGGAAGGAGTCTTG TTCTATAAATGCCGGCTTTGATAACATGACATGCATGCGGAATTCACTCCCAGATCTCAAAGAGTTACTTATTCTTGAATCCCCGAGTCGAGAGGTtgaatatgatgaagaagaggCTTTTAGGGAAGTTAATAGGGAATTGGAACAGTTTGAGCACAAACCTAAGTCTAATCTTAGTGAAACAGAGGCCATCAATTTGGGAAGTAATGAGGAagtcaaagaaataaaaataagtctTCATGTCAAGAAGGAAATTAGGGATGCCATAATACAACTTTTGTTTGAATACAAAGATGTGTTTGCTTGGTCCTATGATGACATGCCAGGTTTGAGTGTTGATTTAGTGGTCCATAAGTTGACCACTCATCCTGATTTTTCACCCGtccaacaaaaaagaagaaaattcaaatcGGACGTTAGTGAAAAAATCAAGGAAGAAATCATGAAACAACTAAATGCAAATGTGATCCAAACCATTCGTTACACTACTTGGTTGGCAAATGTTGATCTGTGCCGAAAAAGGATGGAAAGACGAGTTTGTGTTGACTATCGGGATTTGAACAAAGCTAGTCCAAAAGACAATTTTCCCTTGCCTAATATCCACATTCTAGTGGATAATTGTGCCAGACACGAAATTCAATCATTTGTGGACTGCTATGCAGGGTATCATCAAATCTTGATGGACGAAGAGGACGCTGAGAAAACTGCTTTCTCCACTCCATGGGGGACTTATTGCTGTAGGGTCATGCCATTCAGTCTTAAAAATGTTGGGGCAACTTACATGAGGGCTATGACCACCATGTTTCATGATATAATGCATAAAGAAATCGAAGTATACGTCGATGACGTAATCATCAAGTCTATAACACAAGCTGACCATGTGCAAGATCTGAGAAAATTCTTCGAAAGAGTGCGAAGATATGATCTCAAGCTTAATCCAGCAAAATGTGCATTTGGAGTTCCATCTGGAAAACTTCTAGGTTTTATTGTCAGTAGAAGGGGAATCGAATTGGATCCTTCCAAAATAAAAGTCATTCGAGATTTGCCACCCCCAAAAAATAAGACCGAAGTCATTAGTCTACTTGGGAGGTTGAACTACATTAGTAGGTTTATTGATCAACTCACAACCACTTGTGAGCCCATTTTCAGACTTTTGAAAAAGGATGCTAATGTCCGATGGACGGATGATTGTCAACAAGCTTTTGAAAAAATCAAGGAATATTTGTCCAAACCTCTCGTGTTGGTCTCGCCTGAACTTGATAGGCCTCTCTTTCTATATCTTTCAGTGACAGATAATTCCTTTGGGTGCGTTCTCGGTCATCATGATTCCACAGGCAGGAAGGAGCAAGCTATCTACTACTTGAGCAAGAAATTCACTAGTTATGAGGTCAA ACTCGCGAAATGGCAAATCTTGCTCACTGAATTTGACATTATATATGTCACTCGAACTGCAATGAAAGCTCAAGCTCTGGGAGACCACTTGGCAGAGAATCCAGTCAATGGCGACTACGAACCACTGGATACATATTTTCCAGATGAAGAGATTAACTCAGTTGAAGAAGTAAATCTAGATAAAAACTAG